The Candidatus Acidiferrales bacterium DNA segment TTTTTATGCATGACGTTCAAGGAAGCTGGCACGACGACGCGGGAGCAGTCTGTTACACATGCCACACCGATCCGAATGCTCATCCAGGCGGCAAGCCAGGGATAGGGTTTTGTGGCTATTGTCACGGTAGTCATCCGGGAGACTGAAAATGAAAAAATATTTAGGCATTGGCCGTCTGTTATTTCCCGTCAATTCGATTGTTGTCCTCGGGTTGATTTTTAGCTCCTGCAGCAAACTGCAAAATAATGTTTTGGCACCTCCGCAATCTCAGTCCAACATTCACCCTGTGGGCTGGGGGACACAAGGTTCCGCAAACTTTCATGGAACTTACATCAGGAACAACAATTATGACATGACAACATGCACGTCGTGTCACGGCAGCGATCTTAACGGGGGCATTGCGAAGCGTTCGTGCTATGATTGCCACGGCGGGACTAACGGCACCCTTGCGTGTAATACATGCCATGGCAGTGCTTTGAATGCTGCGCCGCCAAAGGATCTATCCGGCGACTCTGTCACAACAAATCCGACGGTTGGTGCACATCAAAGTCACGTCGCGACGAACAATTTTTTTGCAAACGTTTCCTGCTCATCGTGCCACCTTGTTCCGGAGACCGCCGGTCCCGGACTACACCCGTTCGGCACCAAAGTTTCAGTTTTATTTTCCGGCGTGTCATTAACTCAGACAAATCTCCCGGGTTCCCGGTATTACGACAGCACCATGGCGACGGTGAAACCTGTGCCGATATTTAATTTTCAAACACTCCAGTGCTCGAACACCTATTGTCACGGCAACTTCAAGAACGGGAATAATTTTTCACCTAAGTGGACAGCCGTCGACGGAAGTCAGGATTCGTGCGGTTCATGCCATGGTTTACCTCCGCACGGTGCGATTAACGGGATTGTCCCGGTTTATCAAAGTGAAAGTGCACAGAATTGTTTTCTTTGCCACGAGCCAATGATGGGACAGACCGGGATTCAAGACAAGTCCTTGCATGTGAATGGAAAACTTGAGCTGTACGGCAATTCTCAAGATTCATGGTAGAGTGT contains these protein-coding regions:
- a CDS encoding CxxxxCH/CxxCH domain-containing protein; protein product: MKKYLGIGRLLFPVNSIVVLGLIFSSCSKLQNNVLAPPQSQSNIHPVGWGTQGSANFHGTYIRNNNYDMTTCTSCHGSDLNGGIAKRSCYDCHGGTNGTLACNTCHGSALNAAPPKDLSGDSVTTNPTVGAHQSHVATNNFFANVSCSSCHLVPETAGPGLHPFGTKVSVLFSGVSLTQTNLPGSRYYDSTMATVKPVPIFNFQTLQCSNTYCHGNFKNGNNFSPKWTAVDGSQDSCGSCHGLPPHGAINGIVPVYQSESAQNCFLCHEPMMGQTGIQDKSLHVNGKLELYGNSQDSW